A region from the Motacilla alba alba isolate MOTALB_02 chromosome 10, Motacilla_alba_V1.0_pri, whole genome shotgun sequence genome encodes:
- the SELENOS gene encoding selenoprotein S, producing MELGDGGGAAGPGPALGRGGLEALQHTVGSVLSSYGWYVLLAAVAVYLLVQKVSRSLAARPGGRPGAAEAAEEPDVVVRRQEALAAARLRMQEELNAQAEKYKEKQRQLEEERRRQKIAMWESMQEGKSYKGNLKLNQQEVESGASASAVPKSKPNKKPLRGGGYNPLSGEGGGTCSWRPGRRGPSAGG from the exons atGGAGCTCGGGGACGGCGGtggcgcggcggggcccgggccggCGCTGGGCCGGGGCGGCCTGGAGGCGCTGCAGCACACGG TGGGCTCGGTGCTGTCCAGCTATGGCTGGTACGTGCTGCTGGCCGCCGTCGCCGTGTACCTCCTCGTGCAGAAGGTGTCCCGCAGCCtggcggcgcggcccggcggcCGGCCCGGAGCGGCGGAGGCGGCGGAGG AGCCTGATGTGGTGGTAAGAAGGCAGGAAGCTTTGGCAGCAGCCCGCCTCAGGATGCAAGAGGAATTGAACGCACAAGCcgaaaaatacaaagaaaagcaaagacag ctggaggaggagcgGCGAAGGCAGAAGATCGCGATGTGGGAGAGCATGCAGGAGGGAAAGAGCTACAAAGGAAACCTGAAACTGAATCAG CAAGAAGTAGAATCTGGTGCCTCTGCCTCAGCAGTCCCGAAATcgaaaccaaacaaaaagcctttGAGAGGAGGTG GCTATAACCCCCTgtctggagaaggaggagggacGTGCTCCTGGAGGCCTGGCCGGCGGGGCCCGTCAGCAGGTGGATGA